In Aristaeella hokkaidonensis, the following are encoded in one genomic region:
- a CDS encoding ABC transporter permease translates to MIKYTLKRIGMALLTLLIITFLLFVLVRIMPGNPFPSERMSAEQIQNKRAEMGLDDPILTQFIRYMGNVMHGDFGKGTSLYYGAPISTVLSTAISNSFRIGGIAILLGSLVGLLLGITAALNRGKFLDGFCTVFSILGVCVPSYVFLIFLQYTFSFKIPFFPYFFDANRFLFSSVIPSVSLSLFTMSTIARFTRNEMVDVFDSDYVRLAESKGMYGRNLVMKHVLRNALIPIVTVLAPLIVDLLTGALVVEKIYGINGIGKLMVDAIAGEGIDYNYVLALGILYSALYIGIMLVVDLLYGVLDPRIRVSAKGKEA, encoded by the coding sequence ATGATCAAGTATACGCTCAAGCGGATCGGTATGGCCCTGCTGACGCTGCTTATAATCACTTTTCTGCTGTTCGTGCTGGTACGCATTATGCCGGGAAATCCTTTCCCCTCTGAGCGCATGAGCGCGGAACAGATCCAGAACAAGCGGGCTGAGATGGGACTGGATGATCCGATTCTGACCCAGTTTATCCGGTATATGGGAAATGTGATGCACGGAGATTTCGGAAAGGGAACCTCCCTGTATTACGGTGCCCCGATCAGCACGGTGCTGAGCACGGCTATCTCCAATTCCTTCCGCATCGGCGGCATAGCGATACTGCTGGGTTCGCTGGTGGGACTGCTGCTGGGAATTACGGCTGCACTGAACCGGGGAAAATTCCTGGACGGATTCTGTACCGTATTCTCAATCCTGGGCGTATGCGTGCCGAGCTACGTATTCCTGATTTTCCTTCAGTATACGTTCTCCTTTAAAATCCCGTTCTTTCCTTATTTCTTTGACGCGAACCGATTCCTGTTTTCCTCTGTGATCCCTTCGGTCTCGCTTTCGCTGTTTACGATGTCCACGATTGCCCGTTTCACCCGGAACGAAATGGTGGACGTGTTTGACAGCGACTATGTGCGGCTGGCCGAATCGAAGGGTATGTACGGCCGGAACCTTGTGATGAAACATGTGCTCCGCAATGCCCTGATCCCGATTGTGACGGTGCTGGCTCCGCTGATCGTGGACCTGCTGACAGGCGCACTGGTAGTGGAGAAGATCTACGGCATCAACGGTATCGGCAAACTCATGGTGGACGCGATTGCCGGAGAAGGTATTGACTACAACTATGTGCTGGCGCTGGGCATCCTGTACTCCGCCCTGTATATCGGCATCATGCTGGTGGTTGACCTGCTTTACGGCGTACTGGATCCCCGGATCCGTGTGTCCGCCAAGGGAAAGGAGGCGTGA
- a CDS encoding ABC transporter permease, protein MEKTYTPVKEDFTLLDRQDLYTDKNFASQSYWKGVAIHFFKNRRAVIGLVIVLLIILFAAIGPSLNEFGYRDIVQYRNENNKRVVAKGISPQIPALHKLFTGEEPEGNFGSYTFLFGTDDLGRDLWTRTWYGARVSLLIAFVTIIIDMIIGMSYGLISGYFGGMTDNIMQRVVEVANSVPRLVIVSVLAIFMPKGIWLVIIALLLTEWIGMSKIARAEMLKTKEQEYVLASRTLGARNGHIIFREILPNTIGPIITQVMFSIPTAIFTEAFLSFVGVGIALPMCSVGTLIEDGFNNITTLPYQILPPIIVLALLMLGFNFIGDGLREALAPKLEDM, encoded by the coding sequence ATGGAGAAAACCTATACTCCCGTCAAAGAGGATTTTACCCTGCTTGACCGGCAGGATCTGTATACGGATAAAAACTTCGCCTCCCAGAGTTACTGGAAAGGCGTCGCGATTCATTTCTTCAAAAACCGCCGGGCGGTGATCGGACTGGTGATCGTACTGCTGATCATCCTGTTTGCTGCCATCGGACCGTCGCTGAATGAATTCGGCTACCGGGACATCGTGCAATACCGGAATGAGAACAACAAGCGAGTTGTGGCCAAGGGTATTTCCCCGCAGATTCCGGCACTGCATAAACTGTTCACGGGAGAAGAACCGGAAGGAAACTTCGGCAGCTACACATTCCTGTTCGGCACAGATGACCTGGGACGCGACCTGTGGACCCGCACCTGGTACGGTGCCCGGGTTTCCCTGCTGATTGCCTTCGTGACCATTATCATTGATATGATCATCGGCATGAGTTACGGCCTGATATCAGGCTATTTCGGGGGTATGACAGACAACATCATGCAACGGGTAGTCGAGGTGGCCAACAGCGTTCCGCGGCTGGTGATTGTTTCCGTGCTGGCAATCTTTATGCCAAAGGGCATCTGGCTGGTGATTATCGCCCTGCTGCTGACCGAGTGGATCGGTATGAGCAAGATTGCCCGGGCGGAGATGCTGAAGACCAAGGAACAGGAATATGTCCTGGCCAGCCGGACGCTGGGTGCCCGGAACGGACACATCATCTTCCGGGAAATCCTGCCCAACACCATCGGGCCGATCATTACCCAGGTGATGTTCTCCATCCCGACGGCTATCTTTACCGAAGCGTTCCTGAGCTTTGTCGGCGTCGGCATTGCACTGCCCATGTGCTCTGTCGGTACCCTGATTGAAGACGGCTTCAACAACATCACAACGCTGCCTTATCAGATCCTGCCGCCGATTATCGTGCTGGCCCTTCTGATGCTTGGATTCAACTTCATCGGCGACGGACTGCGCGAAGCGCTGGCTCCGAAGCTGGAAGATATGTGA
- a CDS encoding ABC transporter ATP-binding protein produces MSETPKKILDIKNLDISFKTNAGIVHAIRGVSLDLCKGETVAVVGESGSGKSVTMKAAMGLLDSNAIINSGEILYTYTDKDGNEVTTDLLKLSRKELRRDINGQRIAMVFQDPMTSLDPTMTIGKQIMEGMFLHKHMEKEAARKRAIELLDLVGIPEAEKRFKNYPHQLSGGMRQRVVIAIALSADPDILICDEPTTALDVTIQARILELIMDIQKKMKLSVIYITHDLGVVAKVADYVNVMYAGKIVEVGNVNEIFYEPKHPYTWGLLSSMPDLDTDDERLYSIPGSPPNLLHEPKGDAFAARNQFAMAIDEKEEPPMFQVSRTHFAATWLLHPDAPKVEMPTELKTRIERAQKEVAKYL; encoded by the coding sequence ATGAGCGAGACACCGAAGAAAATCCTCGATATCAAAAATCTGGATATCTCCTTCAAAACAAACGCCGGTATTGTGCATGCCATCCGGGGCGTCAGCCTGGACCTGTGCAAGGGTGAAACCGTAGCTGTTGTGGGTGAATCCGGTTCGGGCAAATCGGTGACCATGAAGGCTGCCATGGGCCTGCTGGACAGCAACGCCATCATCAACAGCGGAGAAATCCTGTATACCTATACGGACAAGGACGGCAACGAGGTCACCACAGACCTGCTGAAACTGAGCCGGAAGGAACTGCGCCGGGACATCAACGGACAGCGGATCGCCATGGTATTCCAGGATCCCATGACCAGCCTGGATCCTACCATGACCATCGGCAAACAGATCATGGAAGGCATGTTCCTGCACAAGCATATGGAAAAAGAAGCCGCCCGGAAGCGGGCGATTGAGCTGCTGGACCTGGTCGGTATTCCGGAAGCGGAAAAGCGGTTCAAAAACTATCCGCATCAGCTGTCCGGCGGTATGCGGCAGCGGGTGGTTATCGCCATCGCCCTGAGCGCGGATCCGGACATCCTGATCTGTGACGAACCTACCACGGCACTGGACGTGACCATCCAGGCGCGCATCCTGGAACTGATCATGGATATCCAGAAGAAAATGAAGCTTTCCGTCATCTATATTACCCATGACCTGGGAGTCGTGGCCAAGGTGGCGGATTATGTGAACGTGATGTACGCCGGAAAGATCGTGGAAGTGGGCAACGTCAACGAGATCTTCTATGAGCCGAAGCATCCCTATACCTGGGGCCTGCTTTCCTCCATGCCGGACCTGGATACGGACGATGAACGCCTGTATTCCATCCCCGGAAGCCCGCCCAACCTGTTGCATGAGCCGAAGGGAGACGCTTTCGCAGCCCGGAACCAGTTTGCCATGGCAATCGACGAGAAGGAAGAGCCGCCGATGTTCCAGGTGTCACGTACGCATTTTGCAGCGACATGGCTGCTGCATCCCGACGCCCCGAAGGTTGAGATGCCCACGGAGCTGAAGACCCGGATTGAACGGGCGCAGAAGGAGGTGGCAAAATATCTATGA